The Candidatus Liberibacter solanacearum CLso-ZC1 genomic interval TTATCTGATATCCATTCTTCGTTAATAGATTCATTGATACGCGGTAAAATTCTCATTACTTCACAGCCACGCGTATCAATCCTAATAGCAGAACCGAGAGCATCCATCACATCTATACTATCTGTCTTGGTCAATTCCCACGAACGAACTGTAAACGCAAATGGTTTTGAGGTCAAAGCGCCAACAGGACAAAGGTCAATGATGTTTCCTTGTATTTCAGAGGTTAAAGACTGTTCAAGATAAGTAGTAATTTCAGCATCTTCACCTCTTCCAATCAAACCTAGGTCCGGCACTCCTGCTACCTCAGTGATAAAACGCACGCAACGCGTACAATGAATACAACGAGTCATAACTGTTTTAACTAAAGGACCTATGGATTTATCTTCAACAGATCTCTTGTTGTCACAATAACGAGAAGATCCAAATCCAAAAAACATAGCTTGATCTTGTAAATCGCATTCCCCTCCCTGATCGCATATAGGACAATCCAAAGGATGATTGATCAGGAGAAATTCCATCACGCCTTCACGGGCTTTCCGAACCATAGAAGTTGTGGTAAAAATTTCAGGCAATTCACCATTAGAACCTGCACGCAAATCAAAAACATTCATAGCACAGGATGCTTGAGGTTTCGATGCAATACCCTTAATCTCCACCAAACACATGCGACAATTACCAGCAATAGACAATCTCTCGTGATAACAAAAACGAGGCACTTCAACACCAGCAAATTCACAGGCTTGAAGAAGCGTAAAATCACTAGGAACTTCAATCTCTATACCATCAACCTTCAGTTTTACCATCATTTTAATAAACCACTTTTTACAAGAGGATACTCTAAAAAATATTTTTGATGCCCATCCAAATCAACATCCTTACCATCAAAAATGATGTACATTATACTGATCAATACGCTCTTCCATTACATGCCGAAAATTCTTTATTAATCCTTGTATTGGCCATGCCGCAGCATCACCAAGAGCACAAATAGTTCTCCCTTCTATATTCTTACTGACTTCAAACAGCATATCAATTTCATGCTTTTGAGCCACCCCTCTAACCATACGCTCCATCAATCGCATCATCCATCCAGTACCTTCGCGACAAGGAGTACATTGACCACAACTCTCATGCTTATAAAAAACAGATAAACGCCATATTGCCCTAATAATATCTGTAGACCGATCCATCACAATTACAGCCGCAGTTCCCAGCCCTGATCCCATCGCTTTAAGACTATCATAATCCATTATAGCGCCTCTCATCTGATCTCCCGTAAGACAAGGAACAGAAGATCCACCAGGAATAACAGCCAAAAGATTATCCCATCCTCCCCTAATACCACCACAATGCTTTTCAATTAATTCATCAAAAGTGATCGACATAGATTCTTCAACGGTACATGGATAGTTCACATGACCTGAAATAGAAAAAAGCTTCGTACCTCTATTATTTTCACGGCCAAAGCTTGAATACCAACTCGCACCACGCCGCAAAATAGTAGGAACCACTGCAATAGATTCAACATTGTTAACCGTAGTAGGACAACCATATAGACCCATATTAGCAGGAAAAGGAGGCTTAAGTCGAGGCAACCCTTTTTTCCCTTCAAGGCTTTCAAGAAGAGCAGTCTCTTCTCCACAAATATAGGCTCCAGCACCATGATGTACTATAATATCAACATCATAACCAAGTTTACTATTACGACCAAGAAGACCCCTTGCATAACATTCATCCACCGCTGTTTGCAAAGATTCACGTTCCCTTATAAATTCTCCACGAACATAGATAAAAACACAATGTGCTCCTATAGCAAAAGAAGCAATGACACAACCTTCAATCAAAACATGTGGCTCATGCCGCATGATATCACGATCTTTACAAGTTCCAGGCTCAGACTCATCAGCATTCACTACAAGATAGTGAGGGCGATCAGAGCATGTCTTAGGCATAAAAGACCATTTCATTCCCGTTGAAAAACCAGCACCACCACGTCCACGCAAACCAGAGGCTTTTACTTCGCTAATAATCCAATCACGACCTTTACCTAAAATATTATCGGTACCATCCCAATGACCTCTCGCCATCGATTCATCGAGAGACTTTCCCTTCAAACCATACAGATTGGTAAAAATACGATCTTGATCTTTTAGCATGTTCAGGCTTTCTATACTTTTTTACAAAGAGTCATTCCGTACATCTTCAAAAATATTATATACCATTTTCATTAATTCGCATCCCATTCTAGATATCAATTTAAATTCAAACGATATCCTCTCTTGCCTTATTGTTCTAAAATATCTCTTAATTATTCGATTACAAAGATTGATAAACCACTCTAGAAAATCAAAAGTCAGAAAAGTAATATATCCCTGTTTTTATCATTTTCCCTCTTTGTTTTATCATTCTTCAACAAGCGATGTTAATCCTCCTGCAGGAGCAGAACTAATTCGATCAATTTGAGGACCAGGACGGATAGAATCGCCACGTCCTGCAGAAAAAGCTTCAATAATTTCTTCTAAACGCTCTGGCGTCAAATCCTCGTATGTATCCTTCCCTATCATGACCATTGGCGCATTCACACAAGCTCCCTGGCATTCCACTTCTTCCCAAGAAAGCTTTCCTTCTGGATTCCTGTGCAATGGCTTTTGATGGATTTTATTGCGACAAACCTCAATCAAATCTTCACAACCCCGCAACATACACGGAGTAGTTCCACAGACCTGAACATGAGCATGCGTTCCTACTGGAGCTAATTGAAATTGAGTATAAAAAGTTACAATTTCAAGGACACGAATATATGCCATATCCAACATACCAGCAACAAATTCAATTGCTGCCCGACTAACCCATCCTTCTTGCTCTTGAACTCGCATCAACAACGGAATAACCGCAGATTGATAACGTGATGAAGGATATTTGCTCATAACTTCATTCGCCCAAACAATATTTTCTTCACTAAAAGAAAATGACGATGGTTGAAATTCTTCCGCTGCCAATCGACGAATAGACATATCTTTTTAAGTCCTCACCAAACCCTATGCCAATAAAATAAAGTTTTATACCAATAAAAAATTCTTAAGCAGAATTTATCTATCAACCTCACCAAAAACAATATCCAAAGATCCTAAAATAGCAGAAACATCTGCTAATTGATGCCCCTTACATAAAAATTCCATCGCCTGAAGATGCGCAAATCCGGGCGCACGAATCCTACACCGATAGGGCTTATTACTCCCATCAGAAACCAAATAAACCCCAAATTCTCCTTTAGGAGCCTCTACAGCCGCATAAACTTCTCCAACCGGAACATGATATCCTTCCGTATAAAGTTTAAAATGATGAATCAGCGCCTCCATAGAACGTTTCATATCAGCTCTTCTTGGAGGAATAATTTTGGAATCCGAAGCAAATACCGGACCCACTCTATTATCTCCAAGCAAACGATCCACACACTGTCGTATGATTTTTATAGATTCACGCATTTCCATCATACGCACCAAATAACGATCATAACAATCCCCTTTTTTTCCTATTGGGATATCAAAATCTAACTCTGCATAACATTCATATGGCTGAGACTTGCGCAAATCCCAAGCCGCACCAGACCCACGAATCATAACCCCTGAAAAACCTAATCCCCACGCATCTTCAAGTTTAACAGTACCAATATCAACATTACGTTGCTTAAATATACGACTTTCAGTTAAAAGACCGCTAATATCATCAAGCACCGCAGGAAAAGAATCACACCAACAACCAATGTCTTCAACTAATACAGGCGGAATATCCTGGTGAACCCCTCCAGGACGAAAATACGCTGCATGCATACGTGATCCAGAAGCACGCTCATAAAATACCATAAGCTTTTCTCTCTCCTCGAAACCCCATAAAGGAGGAGTCAACGCTCCGACATCCATAGCTTGCGTGGTTACATTTAACAAATGAGAAAGAATACGCCCAATTTCGGAATAAAGAACACGAATTAATTGTCCTCGAATTGGAATTTCAATTCCGAGAAGCTTTTCAACTGCTAAAGCGTATGCATGCTCCTGATTCATCGGAGCCACATAATCCAAGCGATCAAAATACGGAACTGCTTGCAAAAAAGTTTTGGTCTCAATAAGTTTTTCGGTTCCACGATGCAAAAGTCCTATATGAGGATCAACACGCTCTACAACCTCACCATCAAGTTCAAGAATAAGCCGTAAAACTCCATGTGCCGCAGGATGCTGCGGACCAAAATTCATAGTAAAACCACGAATCTTCTTCTCACCCATCAATAATGGACTCCAACCCTATCAAACCAAAAAAATAAAATAACGATCTTTCTAAGAAACGTTTCCATTCTCAGAATCTTTATCAGCAAAAAGAGGCGACCCTTCCCAAGGAGATAAAAAATCATAATCACGGTACTCCTGCATCAACTCCACAGGGCTATAAACAACTTTCTTAGCCTTATCATCATAACGAAGTTCTACAAAACCAGTGACCGGAAAATCTTTACGCAAAGGATGCCCTTCAAAACCATAATCCGTAAGTATACGTCGTAAATCAGGATGACCTTCAAATTTAATGCCGTACATATCCAATACTTCACGTTCAAACCAATTTGCCGCAGGATATACTTCAACCATTGAAGGGATAGAATCCCCTTCAGACACAGCCACTTTCACACGTACACGACAATTGTATTTTGGAGATAGAAAATGATAAACAACATCAAAACGGCTCGAACGACTTAAAAAATCAACACCGCATAAATCTACTATATTTACAAAACGGCAATTCGAATCGTCTCGAAGAAAATAACAAAGAGAAAGCAGATCTCCACAATCAACATCAAGAGATAATTCTCCCACTGAATTAATAGTAGACCTCACAGAGCGACCAAAGGAATTAACTATGTAATCACCGATATCTTCCATCTTTCTAACCACATCATAACCTTTTTAACGCTTAATATTACCAATACGACGAATTTTCTTTTGCAATAAAAGAATCCCATAAATAAGAGCTTCTGCCGTTGGAGGACAACCAGGAACATAAACATCAACAGGAACAATACGATCACATCCCCGTACAACAGAATACGAATAATGATAGTATCCCCCTCCGTTAGCACATGAACCCATAGAAATAACATAACGAGGCTCTGGCATCTGATCATATACCCTACGAAGCGCCGAAGCCATTTTGTTAGTTAACGTACCAGCAACAATCATAACATCTGATTGACGCGGAGAAGCACGTGGCGCAAAACCAAAACGCTCAAGATCATACCGAGGCATAGAAGCCTGCATCATTTCAACAGCGCAACATGCTAATCCAAAGGTCATCCACATCAATGATCCAGTACGAGCCCAAGTCACCAATTGATCAATAGGAGCTACAAGAAAGCCTTTGTTCATTAGCTCAGTATCTGTACTGGGAAAATCCATACCCGCCTTTTCCAGAGAAAAAGAACTGTGATCAACAACAATCTTTCGATCAAATTTCGTTAGTCCCACTCCAAAGCTCCCTTTTTCCATTCATAAATGAAGCCAACAGTCAGAATCCCCAAAAACACCATCATGGATCCAAATCCCAACCAACCAATTTTCTTGAAATAAACCGCCCACGGAAATAAAAAAGCAATTTCTAGATCAAAAATAATAAATAAAACAGATACCAAACAAAACCGAACATCGAACTTCATATGAGCACTGTCAAAAGGATCAAAACCACACTCGTAAGTTGACAACTTTTCTGGATCAGGAGATTTAAAAGCCACTAAAAATGGAGAAATCATAAGAGCGATCACTATTGCTGATGCAATGGCTATAAATACTAAAATCGGAGCATAAGAGGTTAAAAGATCATTCACTTTGACTTAACTTCCATTACCAAAACGCACTAATCTGTACGGATAAAAATAAATACATTCTCACAACAATACAATAACATTATATTAAAAGGAGAACAATATATCACATAAATTACAAATATACGGTGTGAATTAATATATATGGCGCGAGTGACGGGGCTCGAACCCGTGACCTCCGGCGTGACAGGCCGGCGCTCTAACCAACTGAGCTACACCCGCAATTATCATTTGACTTGCGACAATCAATCAAGAAAGCGAGTCTAAAACTTATATACATAACTAATAAACTAGAAAAAATATTCTATACTCATTTACTACAAAACTGACAGGAAATACAATTGAAATACGTCAGTCACATTAAATTAAAAACATCAACAGCATAATTACCATATAATACATATTATTACTATGCACAATAAAACAATCAATCACTAACCTAAAATGATATGTTATTTTTATCAACAAAAAAATTATTTTTATTATGCCATTTTTTATTTGCGAACATTTGTAAATTATTGTATCAGTGATCTAATTAGAGGGCAATTAGCTCAGTGGTAGAGCGCCTCGTTTACACCGAGGATGTCGGGAGTTCGAATCTCTCATTGCCCACCATGTGTATAAAGATAGTTCAAAAAAATTTGCTCTTTAATGATGTAGAAATATTCTATTTCATAAGATATTAATTATATCCCTATATTTTTTAACTTCCTATCATTGATTGTCTCCATAAAGAGCAAGTATTGAAAAAATTATAAAACCACGAATATTTTGGTAAATATATTACAATATTCAAAAAAGATTCCTGAACTATTCCAATATAGAGCGCAAAAAAATCCATCAATCCTAAAATGAGCGTCTTTTAAAATAAAAAAGTCAATACATACCATCATCGCAAATTATCTAAACAGATATGTGAGCGCAATAACACCGCACACACCTCTCCCAATGAATCACTCTTAAGAACAATAATAAAGATTGAAATACCAATAATTTAAAAAATGAACACTAAAATTTTTCACAACTATAAATTCATATCTTTAAAACCGACGAAAAAAGCAATAACTCTACATAACGCTCAATACCCAAAAAATCATATCTTATCTCAAATAAAATACATCTCTGTACCAGTAAAAATTATTCCTAATTGTAATTAAAAAATAAAATTCAAAACATGACTTTTATACGAAAAAATAATAAAAAAGAGGGGGATTTTTTTAAATCCCCCTCTCCATAGGCATACGGATGTATGACAATGATTTACATCATGTCCATACCACCCATACCACCCATACCACCCATACCGCCCATACCGCCGCCGGCAGGCATTTGAGGAGCTGCTGATTCATCTTTTGGAAGATCAACAACAACAGCTTCAGTAATTAACAGCATAGACGCGACAGAAGCCGCAGACTGTAGAGCATTACGAACTACCTTCACAGGATCAATAATACCCATTTCAAACATATCGCCAAAAACGCCTTTCTGAGCATCATACCCAAAATTAACATTTTTGTTTTCCTGTATCTTGCTAACAATAAGCGCAGCTTCATCGCCAGCATTTTCAATAATTTGACGACATGGATATCCCAAGACTTTGCGAACAATCTCTATGCCAGCGCACTGGTCACTATTATCTCCTTTAACAGATAATGCTTGAGCAGCTCGGATGAGCGAAATACCGCCCCCCACAACAATACCTTCATCGGATGCAGCACGTGTAGCATCAAGAGAATCTTGGTAGCGATCTTTTTTCTCACTCAACGCTGCCTCAGTCACATCTCCGACCTCTATAACAGCAACACCACCAGCTAATTTAGCCAAACGCTCTTTAAGCTTATCACGGTCATAATCTGATTTAGTTTCTTCAATAGCGGCCTGAATTTCACTAATACGAGCCTGAACTAGTTCCTGAGAACCACATCCCCCAACGATTGTTGTATCATCTTTGGTCATAACAACTTTTTTAGCAGAACCTAGATCAGCAACTGTAGCTTTTTCAAGTTTAAGCCCAACTTCATCGGAGATAACAGTAGCCCCTACTAAAACAGCAATATCCTGAAGAACCGCCTTACGACGATCACCAAAAGCAGGTGCTTTTACCGCAAGAACTGATAAATTACAACGCAATCTATTAACAACAAGAGTTGCCAATGCATCCCCTTCTACATCCTCAGCAATAATGCATAAAGGACGACCAGATTGAGCAACAATTTCCAGCAATGGAAGGAGGGGTTGAAGAGCCGATATTTTCTTGTCATAAACCAAGATATATGGATTTTCAGCTTCAGCAGTCATTTTTTCAGAATTGGTCATGAAATACGGAGATATATACCCTCGATCGAATTGCATCCCCTTAACAACTCTAACTTCAGTAGTAGCTGTTTTGGCTTGATCAATGGTAATAATTCCATGTGGACCTATTTTTTCCATCGCAAAAGCAATTTTTTCACCAATATCTCTATCACCGTTAGCAGAAATAGTTGCTACCTGGATGATTTCTTCACGACTTCCAACTTTTTTATGGTTAACTTTAAGATAATCTACAACTTCTTGAACAGCGAGATTGATACCACGCCTCAAATCCATAGGATTAAGTCCAGCGGCAACATACTTCCGACCTTCATTAATAATCGCCTGAGCA includes:
- the nuoF gene encoding NADH-quinone oxidoreductase subunit NuoF, which codes for MLKDQDRIFTNLYGLKGKSLDESMARGHWDGTDNILGKGRDWIISEVKASGLRGRGGAGFSTGMKWSFMPKTCSDRPHYLVVNADESEPGTCKDRDIMRHEPHVLIEGCVIASFAIGAHCVFIYVRGEFIRERESLQTAVDECYARGLLGRNSKLGYDVDIIVHHGAGAYICGEETALLESLEGKKGLPRLKPPFPANMGLYGCPTTVNNVESIAVVPTILRRGASWYSSFGRENNRGTKLFSISGHVNYPCTVEESMSITFDELIEKHCGGIRGGWDNLLAVIPGGSSVPCLTGDQMRGAIMDYDSLKAMGSGLGTAAVIVMDRSTDIIRAIWRLSVFYKHESCGQCTPCREGTGWMMRLMERMVRGVAQKHEIDMLFEVSKNIEGRTICALGDAAAWPIQGLIKNFRHVMEERIDQYNVHHF
- a CDS encoding NADH-quinone oxidoreductase subunit D: MGEKKIRGFTMNFGPQHPAAHGVLRLILELDGEVVERVDPHIGLLHRGTEKLIETKTFLQAVPYFDRLDYVAPMNQEHAYALAVEKLLGIEIPIRGQLIRVLYSEIGRILSHLLNVTTQAMDVGALTPPLWGFEEREKLMVFYERASGSRMHAAYFRPGGVHQDIPPVLVEDIGCWCDSFPAVLDDISGLLTESRIFKQRNVDIGTVKLEDAWGLGFSGVMIRGSGAAWDLRKSQPYECYAELDFDIPIGKKGDCYDRYLVRMMEMRESIKIIRQCVDRLLGDNRVGPVFASDSKIIPPRRADMKRSMEALIHHFKLYTEGYHVPVGEVYAAVEAPKGEFGVYLVSDGSNKPYRCRIRAPGFAHLQAMEFLCKGHQLADVSAILGSLDIVFGEVDR
- a CDS encoding NADH-quinone oxidoreductase subunit C, with product MEDIGDYIVNSFGRSVRSTINSVGELSLDVDCGDLLSLCYFLRDDSNCRFVNIVDLCGVDFLSRSSRFDVVYHFLSPKYNCRVRVKVAVSEGDSIPSMVEVYPAANWFEREVLDMYGIKFEGHPDLRRILTDYGFEGHPLRKDFPVTGFVELRYDDKAKKVVYSPVELMQEYRDYDFLSPWEGSPLFADKDSENGNVS
- a CDS encoding NuoB/complex I 20 kDa subunit family protein, encoding MDFPSTDTELMNKGFLVAPIDQLVTWARTGSLMWMTFGLACCAVEMMQASMPRYDLERFGFAPRASPRQSDVMIVAGTLTNKMASALRRVYDQMPEPRYVISMGSCANGGGYYHYSYSVVRGCDRIVPVDVYVPGCPPTAEALIYGILLLQKKIRRIGNIKR
- a CDS encoding NADH-quinone oxidoreductase subunit A, which gives rise to MNDLLTSYAPILVFIAIASAIVIALMISPFLVAFKSPDPEKLSTYECGFDPFDSAHMKFDVRFCLVSVLFIIFDLEIAFLFPWAVYFKKIGWLGFGSMMVFLGILTVGFIYEWKKGALEWD
- the groL gene encoding chaperonin GroEL (60 kDa chaperone family; promotes refolding of misfolded polypeptides especially under stressful conditions; forms two stacked rings of heptamers to form a barrel-shaped 14mer; ends can be capped by GroES; misfolded proteins enter the barrel where they are refolded when GroES binds), whose product is MSAKDIKLGINARDSVAYGVNALADAVKCTLGPKGRCVIIANSFGAPRVTKDGVSVAKSISFKNHFHEVGARMIRDVATNAEDNSGDGTTTATCLAQAIINEGRKYVAAGLNPMDLRRGINLAVQEVVDYLKVNHKKVGSREEIIQVATISANGDRDIGEKIAFAMEKIGPHGIITIDQAKTATTEVRVVKGMQFDRGYISPYFMTNSEKMTAEAENPYILVYDKKISALQPLLPLLEIVAQSGRPLCIIAEDVEGDALATLVVNRLRCNLSVLAVKAPAFGDRRKAVLQDIAVLVGATVISDEVGLKLEKATVADLGSAKKVVMTKDDTTIVGGCGSQELVQARISEIQAAIEETKSDYDRDKLKERLAKLAGGVAVIEVGDVTEAALSEKKDRYQDSLDATRAASDEGIVVGGGISLIRAAQALSVKGDNSDQCAGIEIVRKVLGYPCRQIIENAGDEAALIVSKIQENKNVNFGYDAQKGVFGDMFEMGIIDPVKVVRNALQSAASVASMLLITEAVVVDLPKDESAAPQMPAGGGMGGMGGMGGMGGMDMM